The DNA sequence GGCTTTATATTATTGATTGAAATAAAGTGGCAAGGTTAAAAGGACAAACTTGTGAAATTGTATTAGTCTAATTTAATTTTCGTCTAGGCATAGAAACGTTTAAATTTTGAGACTCTATTCCATCTATATGATCTATCAAAAGAAATTAGTAGTTGATTGATGATGAACTCCAAAGTCGTGGATCCAAAGATATTTATATATCTAATTCTCATCCCTTGAGCCCTTGGGAAATAGAAGATCAAAAGACCGTTCTCCCCCATCTACTTTAACCTCATTTCCTTTAATGCTCTCACCCTTCTCTAACCTTTCAAATCTGGTCATGCCAATAAAAGGTGGCTCTGTGCTTCTTGCACTCCTTGTCCTATAACCCTCCTTGTGGCTTCTCTCCCTTTGAAATGTTACCCTGCAACTAACCGTTCGGTTAACTGAACTAACATTCACGAGCCGGTCTCTCATATCTTCCGGTAGCCTCAATGTGAACCGCTCAAAGTTCTCCACCGGTCGAACCGTAAAATGACCGGCCGAGTTAAAACGATAAAATGACTGAACCGAACCATTCTCTTCATCCAAATTAAAAATAGTTCTCCTCTCCTGGTGAGACTTCGGCTCTGTTATTATTGCATTGTTCTGGTCGCCATCATTGATCAGGGAAATGATATTTGGCTCACTGTTAACTGGATTCGTATCAGGTTGATCCGAAATGTTTACAACGAGGGATTGTGGTGATGACGTGTGAGGTGGTTTTGGCGTGAGATTTGCACGGCAGACTGGACATGTTGAGTGGGAGGAGAACCAGACATCGATGCAGTCGGAGTGGAACACGTGGCAGCATTGTGGGATCAAACGCAGCGTTTCTTCATCTTGAAACTCGCAGAGGCACACGGCGCATTCTAGCGCCCCCTGCCCAATCTTGTGACTCTTCACGTTGGAGTAGATGAAGGTTGGAAATGAGTCCACCACCGCAATGTCAAGGCCATGATGCTGCCCCCCGCTGTTGCCTCCACCGTAGGTGGCAGAGAGGATAGCAGGGTGGAGCTGGTCACGGTGCCGACGTTCGGAGCATTGGCGAATATAGATGGAGAGGAGGCCTAGGGCGAAGAAGACGGCCACGAGGACGAGGAGGACAATGACCATGGTCTTGTCACCTCTTACCTTAGGCAATGGGTACTCCTGCTGCTGTGCCGTTGCAAGCGGAGTGTGAAAgataaggagaaaaagaaaaagaaaatgaggtgGATAGGATCCAACATCTTGAACAAACAGATTATTAGTTACGATGACATGTAGTGATAGTTTAGATAGAAAAAGACAGAGGACGCGGTGGTGGTTAGTTTGATGGCATCTTAAAGGTGGATGACACTCGATCAGGTCGGTCATAGCTGAACATGAAGGTAATACTACCACCGTGCATGCTGTGTTGTTTTATTTTGATTGGGATTGGGGATGGGGAAAATCGAAAGTGCAAATTGAAGATGGAAGGGAGCTAAAGGTAAGGAAGATATTAACAAACTAAATTAAGAAGAGGAGTGCGAGAGGTATAGcatattttgtaatttgtagttattaattagttatggaaaagtctaggaccagcaattttattgaattttggccaacaTATAACTAGTagaaaaaggtgagccattggatgaaatctcacaccaatctcacaccattaaatcatcattgatggctatttgatagcaactaatcacaaaagttgctgtccCCTAGCATTGTTCATTAGTTATTATTAGTGTTTTAAATGGTGTAAGATTACATCTAATAGTATGggtagaggtgtacatgaatcgGATGAAATTAGGTTGTCCTAATTCAAACTCGACCCTAAATATACATTGAGTCTATTTTTTAGACCATAATCCAGCTCTAAATCCGATGAAATAAACATTTTCGGGTCATAATTATACCGTGTTCAAATCGGGTGAAAATCAGTCCTTTCAagttttaacaataatttataaaaaaacttatttataaagaaatttATTTATGATGCAGATAAATTGATATCtatatttgaacttgaatttgtctATAATTCTAATTTAATACTTCTTTTATCTgttttctaattcaacaagtgtgattaaaaataaaataataagcttataattaatataacataatattaaaattaatttaaaatatatatacattttttagtTCTCTTAAAGTGCACATGGATCGGGTGAAGTCGGGTTCGCCTTGACCCCCCGACCCTAAATAATAACATgagattactcatttttttttattggtgAAGTGTTGGtcagattttaataaaaatattaaccatctacactttctcttaagaaaaatactagaagataaatagaaatttttttttgttaatagttaattattaatatttaaaaatgtgaactaaaaatatattattattttgttagactaaaaaaattaggaTAAGTTTGGATAGGtgtataagtaatttttttttttatttttaacttattaTGAAAAGTTATAACATTAATGTTTggtacaattttaaaaattaatttataactttctaaaaaactatttaaatgtttatgaaaaagttaaaaaaaattattttttataataatttttttatcactattcttttaaaataaatacaaaataacttatttataagttatttttaatataagtatttattgtttaagttttttttaaaagaatttaattaaattattgaaaaattttcaaatgtaCTGGTATACCGGTGTTTCAgtaatttttaaccgttgatcttaattataaaaaatatataatatatataattaagatcaacgattAAAAATCAGTAAAACACCGATGTATTGTATCAATATACTTAAAAACTTTcctaaattatttattcaaattagACCTTAAACTGATAACTtaatatgataaaataataaattctatggTGGATTAACTGTTTCTCTTAAAGTAAATAAGAATATACTGTTAACAAAGGGATATggctttgttttgttttgtttgtgtttgtgtGTGCTGTGTCTCGTGGATTTCAATAACATGTTGTCGCCTTTGAGTTGCAAGGGGGAAGCAGGATGGACATGTGGGGTTGATAAGAATGGGTCATGGGCTTTAATTTTACTTTTGGCTTCTCAGATCTCTTGAGGCTCCGCTAAGTAactaatttcttgttatttaattttgtagGCAAGGCATCTTAATGTAATAATTCgcattattgctttttttttaataaaaaagtatagatagacaataaaaatactaaataatgtaaACAATGGATATAACGGATATTCATTTCACTAGGTGTGTGAATGCttagtttaatattaaaatttagataaataatttagaaatatagtgtatttttattttattgatagtTATTCATGTTCAAGAAAATTATTGATTACTTATCATAACccttttttatttatactttcCCATAGTAGTAGTGGTGGAAAATTTTGCTATGATCCTGCTTATTGTTACCATGCTTTTGTTTCTATCGATCTTTATCATTTATTCTATTTCTTCTCTGATTCCTTCCGGATCATTATGATTAATTCGGAAAAATAATATCTAAATGATCTAAAACAGTTAGCACACAGATTTATAGCTGTTTAGTTGTTCACATCAGTGTATGTACTTATCTCAAAACTCTGGATATTGATCTTGTAATTAAAATTCAAGCTAACTCCCCTTATCACTACATCAAACAGATATCAAAACACTTTAAGAATTCATAGAAATTATttaaaaccgaaaagaaaagaTTATTACTCTCTGGCAGCATCATGATGCTGAGCTCTGCCGAATCTAACCTATGTTTTTATTGGGTTCAAGAACAAGTCAAAGTGTGGACTCTACTAGCAACCATTCTCTAAAGAAAGGAGAACAGAAAATATGAAATACATAGAAAGTATTCACCCATCCATGCACTAATAATAACCGTAATCTCAAATCATCATCAACGCTAATATAATCGTTTTCTTTAATTGCCATAAGAGAGTAAAGCTAAATTTGATCTCCTAATAAATTTGAATCTAGTTTAAttttatccctaaaattttaCTTAATATTTTAGGTCTTTAAATATAATGTGTCTAAAATTAGTCAATTAGTAAACTTTTATCATTGTACTATTAATAATACATACTGATATAGATTGACAAGTGTCATACTAGATTCTTGAAAATTACATAGTTATTCGCACTTGCAGTCAAGGAGACCAAAAAAACACAAACAAGTTTGTTGAGTCATTCTTTAGGTACTCCTGAAGACAAGTGCTCtgttaggattttttagtgttttgttAGGATTTTTAATAGAGTCTTTGCTGCCATCAAGGCCACACTGTTAACGTCAATTAAATTTTAACACAAATCTCTTACTACTAGTTTGACAAAGATAATTTACGTAATCAGCATAGCTGAGGCAAGGAGAGATGAATATCAGACCGAGGAAGACAACCGAAAaggaggtagaaatgtgcttctGCTGGAAGAGGCAGACATAGCAGAAGGTATTAACGCTTGCTCCAATAGTCTCTATGGCAAACTCTTTGCTTCCAAAACCTTCTCAGTTGGAACCATGGGGAATGTTTTAAAGGCTATATGGAGAAATCCAGAAGGATTTAGCGTGAGTGACAAAGGGGACAATTACTTccaattcttttttaataaagagGTGGATGTCTTGCGTGTTGAACGTGGTTCTCCATGGCTATTCAAGGATTATGTGCTCCATGTCAAGAGATGGAAGGAAGATCAGAACGTTGATGAAGAGATTGTTTCTAATTTTTCAGTTTGGGTTCAATTTTGGGGTTTGCCAGAATTGTTTAAAATCCTCGAAGTTGGACGTAAATTGGGAGAGAGGCTGGGCACAGTGTTGGAGGTAGGTAAATTTCAGATGAGAGACagaaaaactaggattgtaaaGGCCAAGATCAATATTGAAGCTACCAAGAAAGTGAGGGATCAGTTAATTGTTGCAGGACCTAATAAAAAGGAGGTAGAGGTGGCATTGCGCTATGAGAGACTTGGAAAGTTCTGTACCTACTGCGCAAAATTGGGACACGAGGTGAAAAACTGCCATGAACTGCTGAAGGGCACAGAGAGTGATAGGGTAAAAGAGGATGACATTGGCGAATAGGTTAAAGCCAGCCAAGTGGGAATACGAATTAACTCTGAAAGAGAAAGAACATTCAACAACTCAGCCCAGAATCAGAATAAGGCTACTCAACGTAAGAAAAAGCCGGTCTTAAACTGCTTATTGGAGGAATTTGCAGGGATGTCAATGCAAGAGGAGGAACAAAATTTGAAACCACAAAACGCTAGCAACAATGCAGCACCTGAGTCACCTCAATCAGCCAACTCTAGAACAGAATGCATGGAGGTTATCATAGCTGGTCAGTCTAATGCCAAGAAGGATGAAGGACAACCTATGCAATTCACTAAAGGGCAATGTCTCACAACAGAGGAAGGCAGAAAGTGGAAAAAATTAGCAAGACAAGGTACTGGAGGGTTGGATACTAAAGCTGGATCCAAAAAAGGGTTGATGAGTGGTATAGttgaaggatctacaaagaaagCAAGAACAGAGGATGAAAATGCAGTTGAACAGGgggtggagggtgccagcctaCAAATGGCACCCAAGGCGCCATGAGAACTATAGTTTGGAATTGTCAGGGTTTGGGGAGACCCCTAACAATTCACACCCTAAAAGGGATATGTAAATCCCACTCCCCCGAGATTGTGTTCATAAGTGAAACAAAGAACCAATCTCGACAGGTGGAAGCAAAACTCCGGGCATGCAGCTATGAAAACTGGCATATTGTTAACCCCTCAGGAATGGCAGGAGGACTTGCGCTAGCTTGGAAGGACAGCATCAATGTTCAAATTATAAACAACGGGGAATTCTTTGTAGCAGCTAAAGTTAAAGAGTTCGGAAACAATGGGGTATGGATGTTCATTGGTGTCCATTTGAGCTGTTCGGAACAAATTAGAACCTTACAGTTTGAGGAGATTACAAAAATGAGTCAACAACTGGAAGAAAAAGTGGTAATAGCAGGAGATTTTAATGCTATAACAAGTCAAGCGGAAAAGGAGGGTGGAGGCAAAAAATCAGCAACTAACATTGCAACattcattaattttattgatAGCAACGAATTAGTGGATATTGGAATGGTAGGGCGGCCTTTCACGTGGACAAACCAAAGACAAGGAGAGGATTGGTGAAGGAGAGGCTTGACCGCTATTTAGTAGGGATGGGATGGAAGTTGAAGTTTCCGAATGCAGTGGTGCACAGGCTTACAGAATCAGGCTCGGATCATGCTCCTATCTTGATGGAAACTGAACCTCAATCCTGGCATAGTAAAAGGCGTTTTAAATACCAGGAACGTTGGTGTGGAGAAGACGATGCCAAAAGAATTGTCAGCGAAGTGTGAAAAATGGAAGTAGTAGGCTCGGCTATGTTCTCCTTGGCCCAAAAGTTGAAAGAATGTAGACATAGATTAGTTCAATGGCAGATAACTCACAAAGCAAACTCTCGAAAAGAAATTGAGGACCTTCAAGCTAGCCTAGAGGAGCTGCGGATGGCTGGAATCAATGGGGGAGAGGAGATTACCAGATTGGAAGAGAAGTTGGAGCTAGCATATATGAAAGAAGAGAGCTATTGGAGAGAAAAATCTAGAGTCAAATGGCTAAAAGAAGGAGATCAAAACACCAGATTCTTTCACCAGAAATTTCAATCAAGGGTGCGAAGGAACAGAATTTGGAGATTAGTTAGGAGGAACAATGAGATTGCATTGAAACCGGAGGATATTGCAAAGGTAGCTGAAGACTACTTCTGTgatatttttacttcttcttgTTCTGTTGATCCAAATCCATATTTGGAGGATTTGAAGCCTAAGGTTACAGCTTCCATGAACCGTAGGCTCCAAAGGCCGGTAACTATGGACGAGGTCAAAAGAGCTACGTTCGGTGTTCATGCTCAGAGTGCTCCTGGTGATGACGGGTTTACAGCtaagttttttcattttttctgggATATAGTTGGAGGTGACGTTTTTAAGGCAGTGCGAAGTTTCTTTCACAGTGGCAGAATTCTAAAAAGCTTCAACTGTACTCAAATTTGTTTAATTCCAAAGGTGCCAGATGCCAGTGATATGACTCAGGTACGACCGATTAGTTTGTCCTcagttatgtataaaattatttctaaagttatggtgcaccgactacaaggtattatgaataaAATCATAAGCCCAAATCAAAGTGCTTTTCTCAAAGGTAGTCCCATTTCAGATAATATTCTAATTGCCCACGAATGTATGcactatttgaaaaataagagaagtggAGCAGATCATGAGATGGCTATTAAACTATATATGAGCAAGGCTTATGATAGGGTTGAATGGCACTTCTTATGGTACATCATGGAAAAGCTGGGCTTTGATGCTAAATGGATTAACTGGACTAAGGAATTGGTAACGACTGTTTCTTACTATGTTGTTATGGAAGGGCAACCTTTTGGCTACTTTAGGCCAAATAGGGGCATCCGACAGGGTGACCCCCTATCTCCATATCTATTTCTTTTTTGTGCGGAAGGGctttccttcttgctacacaaggcagagcaAAACAGATTAATTCAAGGAGTTCAAGTTAATCGGAAATGCCAAACAGTTAGTCACCTTTTGTTTGCTGATGATTCAATCCTTTTTTGTAAGGGCTCACCTAATACAAGCCAAAGCATTTTGGAATTGCTAGAGATCTACGAGGGCTTCAGTGGGCAAAAAGTCAATTTGAACAAGTCGGCCATCTTTTTCAGTCACAACACACCTCAGAACACAAGACTAGCAATTGCGCAGACACTAAATATTGAACATATCGGAGCCCAAGACAAATAATTGGGGCTGCTCTCCATagttcagaaatcaaagaaagcaaCCTTTGGAGCTATCAAGGATAAAGTTCAGAAGAGGATTATGGGTTGGAAAAGAAGTTTATTGTCCTCAGGTGGCAGGCACACGCTATTGAGAGCGGTGGGGGAAGCGATTCCTATTTACACACTCTCTTGTTTCAAGCTCCCGGACACACTGTTAACTGAGATTCATAGCATGCTCTCGCAATTTTGGTGGGATCAAAAAGGCgcaaaacgaagaatggtttggATTAAATGGGACACAATGACGAGACCGAAGAAAGATGGAAGGTTGGGATCAAAGATCTAAGGGCACAAAATTTGGCCTTATTGGGCAAGCAATGTTGGCATCTAATAAAATATCCTAATTCTACATTGTCAAGAATGTTCAAAGCTAAATATTTCAGATATACAAATTTCTTACATGCAGAGATAGGAAACATACCATCATGGGGCTGGAGAAGTGTTCTTGAAGGCCGCAAGGTGGTTGAGAAAGGCTTGTTATGGAAAATAGGCTCTGGTGCTAATGTCCGCATCTTCCATGATCCCTGGCTCCCACCACCATTGCCCTTTAATGTCCCTCAAGTTGCAGTGACAATCCCACCAAATCTGCAAGTGTATTATGTTAGTGCGCTACTAAATCCTGATAGAAGCTGGAACAGAAACCTGATTGAGTCAATTTTTCCAGTTGATATATGCAATAAATTTTTTCCATCAAaccaacaaaggaggaggatgaagttaATTGGTGCTGGACAAAATCTGGTATATACGAAGTTGGGTCAGGATACAAAGTTGCTTATGGGTTCTTTCATTCTCCTACTTCATTGATGCCTCAGAACATACAGAACAACACAGTATGGAATAGCATTTGGGAATTGAAATCACctcataaaattaagatttttttatggAAGAGTCTTCATGAAAAGCTTCCGATTTTGCAACAAATCCATAGCCAGTTTGCATCCACCCCCGCCACTTAACCAAGATGCATGCTGAAAGATGAATCAATTTCTCATGCCTTGTTCCAATGCCCTCTGTTTTCAATAATCTGGAGTCTAAGCTTAATAACCCCTGACTTATGGCAGAGAGAAGAGGAGACCTTCATCAATTAGTGGCAACGAGCCTTATCTTGGGCAGCGGCTCAAATCGAAGGTAGACAAAAGATCCTCTTCATCGCGGCGCTGTGTTGGAGCACTTGAAAAGCGAGGAATAGGTGTGTCTTTGAGAAGCTAATAAGCCCAGCGCCGGAGATAGTGCAAGAAGCCAACAGTCTAGTGCGTGAACTCAATAGCCATACCTGATGAATGCTAATAATTTCTCTTTATTCTTACTTTACTCTTTCTTAAGCTATTTGTCTTCCAATCACATTTGGTGATAATTGAGAATACCCAACTTCTTTTGTACTTTCTtatgaaaatattattattttataataataaaataatatctatctttgaaaaaaaagacCAAAAACACCCTCCCATGGTTAAATaaggtaatatattttttttgcctTACCACCAAAATGAAAACGtagtaaattatttttagaaataaaaaaaaagctatAATATTtcctaaaacaaataaaaaaaattcaaatctttctttttttgagTGAAGGAAAATTGCGTATAACCCAACCatccaatattttttatatgtaagaGCCCACCCGATTTTACTTTTTTTAGTTTTGTCATTGTTTCGACTGGATTTTACTTTTTCGACCTTGAAAAGAGGTGTCGACCAAACTTGTATCAAGATCTCAATTTAAGGAGTAGATACGATTTTTTTTTGTCGGTTGCTTTTAGGATTTAGAGATTGTGCGCAATAAagtgtaaaaataataattataaaaagcaaataaaaaaataagtgcaAAAACATAAAGCAAGAATTGAAAATTACAAGACTTGTATTAAAATGCACAGAAATTGGCAAATACTTGAATGAAAaggacaaaatttaaataataggAAGCAAAGatagaattaaaagaaaaatagagttttccaaaatttttatatGGACTCGTGATTCATATTTCTGTGCGTCAGTGTGATTAGGAATTGTTAGAGTGAGTGAGTGTGTGAATGCATGAAAGCTCTCCTAACTTATTGAAACtagtcctatttatagagaaaaaaATTCTAAGCTAATTGGTATAACATTCTATTTCAAGTAGTATTGGACCTCAAACTTGAATTTCAAGTAGTCTTGAACCTCAAGCAAACTTGGACACCAAACATAAAGTAACTTGACCACCAAGCTTAACTCATTCTTATTTTCTCCAACCATGGTGTGCTTTTATGCATATATGATCGCTGACTTTAACTGTTGAATTATTTCCGACGTCAACCATTTGTGCCAATTTTTTTGTACAAAAATTTCCTTCAAAGTTTTAGATGTCTTCGATTTTgattaaaaagaatgaaaaacttcGAAACCACCGCTGAACTCaatccaaaaataaattaaaattgatcatCATCTTCTACATTAACTTTCACAAGTGTGACTTTTATCTTGATTGTTTGTTGGCtactactttttcttcttttgcaatGCACCTATTGCACATAGTCATaatcatttttgaatttttttgtcggCTTAGAAAGTCTAATAAATCTTCACTAGTCTTAGGACATATCGGCCTTACTTTGAATATGTTGGTGTCAAACTGAATTTCTTGTTTTACCATTATATATTGACAACAAACCCCTCAAATTCAGCAAAGTTCAAGATCAATTCATAAAGATTTTTGCCGACTTTTGTATCTAGAGTCTTGTTAGAAAATCTTAACttgattttagtaattttttttctttgggaaCATATTTTCCTCGACAAGGTTAAGAGCTTGAAGCATAGAATGTGACTTGTCTTTTGTTACGATTGCAAGCACATCATTTTCGACTTCCAAGTTAAAATACATCCCAAAACCAACAAAAGCTACTATTTCTTCTTTAGAAAAGTTCTCATCttcttgctctttttcttttataaccTTTCGATTTGTCAAACATTGTCTGCTAATTGAGTAAGGTCGATAAATTGTTGGTTAACTAGATTCTTTCTAATTTTAAAGTCAAGCCTATTAATCAATATCTTGACAATTTTAGACTCTGGGGTCAAGTTCTAACACTTATTTCTCATATTTTTGAATTGAATAAGATATTCGTCCATTGTCTCTGCCTTGGATTTTTTATTGAGAATAAATCAGAGAGTGtaactttttgttctcttctgaaaaattaatcataaaatctCTACTCCAATTGTTCCCATGAATCGATCGACTTGGGCAGCAAATTTGAAAACCAAGTGAAAATATTTgcagtaaaaaaaaagaaaagtatctCATTTTAATTCGCTCATTGCTAGCTAGAACTCTGATTTCGACTGTGTAGCGAGCCACATGCTCAACAGTCGACCCACCACTTTCTCCAGAAAATTTAGTGAGTGATTTTGGGAATTCGACTCATTTATGGAGTTCTACTTGCAACACATGATCAAGAAAAGGAGATATAGATTATGGTTGGTAACTGGTGAGTCAACGTTTTGTTGAAACCTACCGTATTTAACATATACTCAACATCTTATGTAATATTCTGCCCATCACCTTGTGCAATGTTACATTGGGCAAACTAATTTTGTCGAGCACTATTCACTACAACATCAGGGTTTTGTCTCCTGTTAAATATTATGAGTAATTGACGATCTCTCAAGTGAGGTTAGTGACCTCGCAATGAATTTGGTGCCACCTTTGACCGCCCCAATCAATTCATTCATTTTCCTTGCTACTTGTTCAAACTTAGAGctattattttctataaaaaattttaagatagtTGTCATTTACTTAGTCAACAGGTTGACCAAATCATGATGACTTTCTACTATTTGTTGTCTAAAAACTGCTAACGAATTTAAGGAGTTAAGCAAAGTTgcctggtgcgcgaaattagaaATCGCACAActttaccagcaagtgcaccgggtcacctAAGTAatacaaagataagataagataaacctAAGAGGTGCTAAATCCACTTTGGAGGCCCAATAGCATGTGAAATGAGCTGcttgctggcgttcagcgccaggattgggcgttgaatgctagaGAAGGGGAGTGCGTTCTGGTTCATTGCttccttgctggcgttgaacgtcaaaTTGGGCGTCTGGCGTTCAGAGCCCAGGGGGGTGCTGTCAACATTTTCCTTTCTTGCTACGAATTTcacctaaaaccataaaaacacaaggaaaactcaaagtagcattcaaaggtgaattttgcactaaaatataataaaacttaataaaatctaactaaaaataatataaatacaactagaaaaagggtataagcTGCTCACACATCACaagaccaaacttaaactgttgcttgtccccaa is a window from the Arachis hypogaea cultivar Tifrunner chromosome 17, arahy.Tifrunner.gnm2.J5K5, whole genome shotgun sequence genome containing:
- the LOC112765896 gene encoding RING-H2 finger protein ATL38-like encodes the protein MVIVLLVLVAVFFALGLLSIYIRQCSERRHRDQLHPAILSATYGGGNSGGQHHGLDIAVVDSFPTFIYSNVKSHKIGQGALECAVCLCEFQDEETLRLIPQCCHVFHSDCIDVWFSSHSTCPVCRANLTPKPPHTSSPQSLVVNISDQPDTNPVNSEPNIISLINDGDQNNAIITEPKSHQERRTIFNLDEENGSVQSFYRFNSAGHFTVRPVENFERFTLRLPEDMRDRLVNVSSVNRTVSCRVTFQRERSHKEGYRTRSARSTEPPFIGMTRFERLEKGESIKGNEVKVDGGERSFDLLFPKGSRDEN
- the LOC140180593 gene encoding uncharacterized protein At4g02000-like, whose product is MDITDIHFTSIAEARRDEYQTEEDNRKGGRNVLLLEEADIAEGINACSNSLYGKLFASKTFSVGTMGNVLKAIWRNPEGFSVSDKGDNYFQFFFNKEVDVLRVERGSPWLFKDYVLHVKRWKEDQNVDEEIVSNFSVWVQFWGLPELFKILEVGRKLGERLGTVLEVGKFQMRDRKTRIVKAKINIEATKKVRDQLIVAGPNKKEVEVALRYERLGKFCTYCAKLGHEVKNCHELLKGTESDRVKEDDIGE